One genomic region from Metallosphaera tengchongensis encodes:
- a CDS encoding NAD(P)/FAD-dependent oxidoreductase, with amino-acid sequence MEYDVVIVGGGPAGLFAAYEMANAIPKNGDYKILLVDKGVKASKRSCPLLSPKEKCTFCTPCHINYGLGGAGTFSSGIINLRPDIGGELHELMRSWEKAQNMINYVDDIFVKFGAPRDRLFRPNEEKVKEVQRKAAKAGAEFVPILQRHIGTDKSPMVIEEITNYVERNGVKISELTEVYQIEKKGNMFNLKTNKGEIEARTVLAAPGRSGAKWFYDQAKRLGVDMVSGPLDIGVRVEVESFIMEDLTSAVWDPKVIMYTRKYDDKVRTFCVNPGGYIMKEVYDDGTIGVNGETYVDKKSRNTNFAFLATVKLSDPLEDTIEYGKSVARLMTRLGGEKPILQRLIDFEKGRRSTWDRISRSTVKPTLKDVTPGDISMGMPYRVVADLIEGLERLDNMASGIYSSNTLLYAPEIKYYSMKAVVDSNMETVVDNLYVAGDGAGLSRGINIAAATGILAARGIISKLGIS; translated from the coding sequence ATGGAGTACGACGTGGTAATTGTAGGTGGTGGTCCAGCAGGTCTTTTCGCTGCGTATGAGATGGCTAACGCTATTCCGAAAAATGGAGACTATAAAATACTTCTTGTGGATAAAGGGGTGAAGGCTTCCAAGAGAAGTTGCCCTCTTCTATCGCCAAAGGAGAAATGCACCTTCTGCACTCCATGTCATATAAACTACGGCCTTGGCGGAGCAGGAACGTTTAGTAGCGGAATAATCAACTTGAGACCAGATATAGGAGGAGAGCTCCACGAATTAATGAGAAGTTGGGAGAAAGCCCAAAACATGATAAATTACGTTGATGATATCTTCGTAAAATTTGGAGCACCTCGAGACAGATTATTCAGACCTAATGAGGAGAAGGTAAAGGAAGTTCAGAGAAAAGCAGCAAAAGCTGGAGCTGAATTCGTTCCTATATTACAGAGGCATATAGGCACGGATAAAAGTCCTATGGTTATTGAGGAAATTACAAATTATGTTGAAAGAAACGGAGTGAAAATTTCTGAGCTTACTGAGGTTTACCAGATCGAGAAAAAGGGAAACATGTTTAACCTCAAGACTAATAAGGGAGAAATAGAAGCTAGGACAGTTCTGGCAGCGCCCGGTAGATCTGGAGCTAAGTGGTTTTACGATCAGGCTAAGAGACTTGGGGTTGATATGGTTTCAGGTCCTTTGGATATTGGAGTGAGGGTTGAGGTAGAATCGTTCATCATGGAAGACCTTACCAGTGCAGTATGGGATCCAAAAGTTATCATGTACACCAGGAAATATGACGACAAGGTTAGAACGTTTTGCGTCAATCCCGGAGGATATATTATGAAAGAAGTTTATGATGATGGTACTATAGGGGTTAACGGCGAGACTTACGTAGATAAGAAGAGTAGAAACACCAATTTTGCATTCCTAGCTACGGTTAAACTCTCGGATCCACTGGAGGACACCATAGAATATGGTAAGAGTGTAGCGCGACTTATGACTAGATTAGGTGGGGAGAAACCTATCCTTCAAAGACTAATAGATTTCGAAAAGGGAAGAAGAAGTACTTGGGATAGGATAAGCCGTTCTACAGTGAAGCCTACGTTAAAAGACGTAACTCCAGGAGATATAAGCATGGGCATGCCTTACAGAGTTGTGGCTGACCTAATAGAAGGTCTTGAAAGATTGGACAACATGGCATCTGGGATATATTCTTCTAACACTTTACTTTACGCACCAGAAATAAAATATTACAGTATGAAGGCTGTCGTAGATAGCAATATGGAAACTGTGGTAGACAATTTGTACGTGGCAGGAGATGGTGCAGGTCTATCTAGGGGAATAAATATTGCCGCTGCTACTGGAATACTTGCTGCTAGGGGAATAATTAGCAAATTAGGGATAAGTTAG
- a CDS encoding prephenate dehydratase: MVDPNGIYFLGPKGSFSHEASLNMSGLHVEAKSISEIFEKVANEGSIGVVPVENTLEGPVNETLDNLYKWNGVFVNYRIDMRIKLVLAVRNGTRLSDVKKIYSHSHAIHEARNTLSKMGLTNFIPVESTSKAAQLASEERDSAAICSEFAANIYGLKSVLSGIEDGVNITRFLVISKNYTSIGDRTIVLFTIPDVPGALYKVLEKFYIYNINLSMIYSRPTKIVPWNYYFYLEFEGDVDTAEKLGLVRELKEVTNELKIRGSYKMLNSVKHD, encoded by the coding sequence TTGGTTGATCCAAATGGAATTTACTTCTTAGGACCTAAGGGTAGTTTTTCCCATGAAGCGTCATTAAACATGTCCGGTTTGCATGTGGAAGCAAAGTCTATATCTGAAATATTTGAGAAGGTTGCCAATGAAGGCTCGATTGGGGTAGTACCAGTAGAAAATACGTTGGAAGGCCCAGTCAATGAGACCCTGGATAACTTGTATAAATGGAATGGAGTATTTGTAAATTATAGAATCGATATGAGAATAAAGCTGGTATTGGCTGTTAGAAATGGAACTAGGCTAAGTGATGTAAAGAAAATATATTCTCACAGTCATGCGATCCACGAGGCAAGGAATACCCTGAGCAAAATGGGTCTGACCAATTTCATACCAGTGGAAAGTACATCAAAAGCTGCTCAATTAGCTTCGGAGGAACGAGACTCTGCAGCTATTTGCTCAGAATTTGCTGCAAATATATATGGACTGAAGTCAGTATTGAGCGGAATAGAGGACGGAGTTAATATAACAAGGTTTCTTGTAATATCAAAAAACTACACGTCTATTGGGGATCGAACAATCGTCCTATTCACAATTCCTGACGTTCCAGGCGCCCTATACAAGGTTTTAGAAAAATTTTATATATATAATATTAATTTGTCCATGATTTATTCTAGACCTACTAAAATAGTTCCGTGGAACTATTACTTTTACCTAGAGTTTGAGGGGGATGTGGACACCGCGGAAAAGCTGGGTTTAGTTAGAGAGCTAAAGGAAGTTACAAATGAGCTCAAGATAAGAGGTAGTTACAAAATGCTTAACAGTGTAAAACACGATTAG
- a CDS encoding Lrp/AsnC family transcriptional regulator, which produces MNIDNNQANLLMELQYNFPLTTNPFQVIADKLKMSQDYVISQTTALIDAEVIKRVGMYVNFRSKGMEGALIAASIPLENLEKFRREALHIRELTHNFVRNHPRYNVWYVLKADSKESLERRVRDLMEDVRAEDYVILFSKKNLKLAVKYDIIRGISWSKSERTPDKIPTAEELGLNMEFLKALSLPLPITERPFKHLAEKFAYTEEELVDLLQELRKKHVIKDYGATLNGDKVGINENAMLLINTENIEDSCTRIADNLHEATHVVLRESNKRWDYLCYCMLHGRDKQVIREASLNAIRITGARSYMLLYSLENLKPGIVM; this is translated from the coding sequence ATGAATATCGATAACAACCAGGCAAACCTTTTGATGGAACTTCAGTATAATTTTCCGTTAACTACGAACCCATTTCAAGTAATAGCTGATAAACTGAAAATGTCTCAAGATTATGTAATAAGCCAGACTACGGCACTTATTGACGCTGAAGTGATCAAGAGAGTAGGAATGTATGTAAATTTTAGGTCTAAGGGGATGGAAGGCGCATTAATTGCAGCCTCCATTCCTCTAGAAAACTTAGAGAAATTTAGGAGGGAAGCCCTTCATATCAGGGAACTTACACATAACTTCGTAAGGAATCATCCTAGATATAATGTATGGTATGTCCTTAAAGCAGATTCTAAAGAATCTCTAGAACGTAGGGTTAGAGACTTAATGGAAGATGTTAGGGCTGAGGATTATGTTATTCTTTTCTCTAAAAAGAACTTAAAGTTAGCTGTAAAGTATGATATTATTAGGGGGATATCATGGAGCAAGAGTGAGAGAACCCCTGATAAGATTCCTACTGCCGAGGAATTGGGCTTAAACATGGAATTTTTGAAAGCCTTATCGCTTCCTTTGCCAATCACAGAGAGACCATTCAAACATCTAGCTGAAAAGTTTGCATACACTGAGGAGGAACTAGTGGATTTACTTCAGGAGTTGAGAAAGAAGCATGTAATAAAGGATTACGGCGCAACATTGAACGGTGACAAGGTAGGAATAAACGAGAACGCCATGCTATTAATAAATACGGAGAATATTGAGGACTCTTGTACAAGGATTGCTGACAACCTCCACGAGGCAACCCATGTTGTGCTAAGGGAAAGCAACAAACGTTGGGACTACCTTTGCTACTGTATGTTACATGGAAGGGATAAGCAGGTTATTAGGGAGGCATCGCTCAATGCTATACGGATAACCGGAGCAAGGAGTTATATGCTACTTTACAGTCTTGAAAACCTAAAGCCAGGGATAGTCATGTAA
- a CDS encoding transposase, with amino-acid sequence MATRRFNSLRRHPYSISQDKGTRFTVNIWSYRKLVHAIMYKLHRYGIETSLVVEYNTSRVVEYNTSRSCAFHGIKTERKPRGMATCPLSHRLDSDVNGPLNIINSGIKKILDKLKKPSPS; translated from the coding sequence ATGGCGACTAGGCGTTTCAACAGTCTACGTAGGCACCCTTACTCCATCTCCCAGGACAAGGGCACCAGGTTCACCGTGAACATCTGGTCTTACCGTAAACTTGTCCATGCTATAATGTACAAGCTCCACCGGTATGGTATAGAGACATCCTTGGTGGTTGAGTATAACACCTCAAGGGTGGTTGAGTATAACACCTCAAGATCCTGTGCTTTCCACGGCATTAAGACCGAGAGGAAGCCTAGGGGGATGGCCACTTGTCCTTTAAGTCACAGACTAGACAGCGACGTCAACGGTCCTCTGAACATAATAAATTCGGGAATAAAGAAAATACTAGACAAGCTGAAAAAGCCCTCTCCTTCTTAG
- a CDS encoding transposase — MHVDVGRVTAKKSNKPIKGSLIVHGERDKVQVETPKGDKVVSIDLGVNMLATVVVNDGTVLFYRGSTVKPDYFYFQKKTAELDKLKRSRKDPGT; from the coding sequence ATCCATGTAGACGTTGGGAGGGTCACTGCTAAGAAGAGTAATAAGCCAATTAAGGGCTCCCTCATCGTCCACGGTGAAAGGGACAAGGTTCAGGTCGAGACACCTAAAGGTGATAAGGTAGTGTCCATAGACCTTGGTGTAAACATGTTAGCAACAGTTGTAGTCAACGATGGAACTGTCCTATTTTACCGTGGTTCTACTGTAAAGCCAGACTACTTCTACTTCCAGAAAAAGACGGCTGAACTAGACAAGCTAAAGAGAAGCAGAAAAGATCCAGGGACTTAA
- the ilvA gene encoding threonine ammonia-lyase, which produces MEIKQIQQNIRKTRELISPYIHETPVDHSTTFSRMTGSQVFLKLENLQKTGSFKVRGAFSKILNMKQEEREKGVIAVSAGNHAQGVAYASMSLNIRSVIVMPETAPVSKYRATKGYGAEVILYGRYIHESMKKAEELIRERNLTLVHPYDDPYVIAGQGTLGLEIAKEKPDVVVVPIGGGGLISGISLALKEVSNNIKVIGVQSYASPSLKISKDLGRLTEIEPSYSIADGILVKSPSNLTFDIISNYVDDIVLVDDDEIASALVLLMERNKAVVEPAGASSLAALLSGKVNIRDKKVMVVLSGGNIDMSLLARIIDKTLYKSKRIVKARVIVPDKPGYLNRVLSHIAQIRGNIIDVIHDRVSSDVLPGYTKIYVMFEVAEQEVLGKFIVDLQNENIEVKLVE; this is translated from the coding sequence GGATCACTCAACCACTTTTTCGAGGATGACTGGATCTCAAGTTTTCTTGAAACTGGAGAACCTTCAAAAGACAGGCTCTTTCAAGGTTAGGGGAGCGTTTAGCAAGATCTTGAACATGAAGCAAGAGGAAAGAGAGAAAGGGGTCATTGCAGTTTCAGCTGGGAATCATGCCCAGGGAGTTGCTTACGCTTCTATGTCACTTAATATCAGGTCAGTTATAGTGATGCCCGAGACAGCACCTGTGTCAAAGTACAGGGCGACGAAGGGATATGGAGCCGAGGTCATTCTGTACGGTAGGTATATCCACGAAAGCATGAAAAAGGCTGAGGAATTAATAAGAGAGAGAAATCTAACATTGGTTCACCCTTACGATGATCCATACGTTATTGCAGGTCAGGGGACGCTTGGATTAGAAATAGCCAAAGAGAAACCAGATGTAGTGGTGGTTCCCATAGGGGGTGGAGGACTAATATCTGGAATATCGCTAGCGTTGAAGGAAGTTAGTAATAATATCAAGGTAATAGGAGTACAGTCTTATGCCTCTCCGTCCTTGAAGATCTCCAAAGATCTAGGAAGGCTAACTGAAATAGAACCGTCATACTCCATTGCAGACGGAATTTTAGTCAAATCTCCCTCTAATTTAACCTTTGATATTATTTCAAATTATGTAGATGATATAGTTCTTGTGGACGATGATGAAATTGCTTCAGCCCTGGTATTATTGATGGAAAGAAATAAGGCGGTAGTGGAACCTGCAGGCGCCTCCTCTCTGGCAGCTTTGTTAAGCGGAAAAGTGAATATAAGGGACAAGAAAGTGATGGTCGTCTTAAGTGGAGGAAACATTGATATGTCGTTGCTAGCTAGAATTATAGACAAAACACTTTATAAAAGTAAAAGAATTGTAAAAGCTAGAGTTATTGTCCCAGACAAACCTGGCTATCTCAATAGAGTTCTAAGCCATATTGCGCAGATAAGAGGTAACATAATAGACGTTATCCATGATAGGGTAAGTAGCGATGTTCTGCCAGGATACACGAAGATATACGTTATGTTCGAGGTTGCTGAGCAAGAAGTCTTAGGGAAGTTTATTGTAGATCTTCAAAACGAAAATATTGAAGTCAAATTAGTGGAGTGA